Part of the Henckelia pumila isolate YLH828 chromosome 2, ASM3356847v2, whole genome shotgun sequence genome is shown below.
tacatatacatgcaTCCAATAAAGGATATAAAAGTAATTTGGAAGCGTTTAAAAACTTTGCaataaaatatacatatatatcatgTGGCCATGGGAAATGAACCTTGCTTTTAaggtataataatataatttatttaattataataaagtgaGTGAATATTGTAAATACTGGATCAGGTTATCATGTGAATAGTACCTGAAATCCTGGGTTGACCGTGTACCCTACGGAGTGGTGTACAAAATCGACTGATGTCCGAAactaaataaatttcaaatatattgtaaataataaaaatttatagtaaaaaataaaaatctcaaaatcttaaaatatatcaaacttcacactttataaaattttgttcaCTCAATTGTGTTTCTTCACAAATGGAGAGGCCTATTTATAGAACTTCATTTGAGAATAGTCCAAAAATACACATTTAATAACTCATTAGGATAAAAAtcatagtaagaaaaaaagagtgcatTCACGTAAACTCCTCTTCATGTTAACACGAACTATTATTCATACATTTCGTAGATTGTGCATctcaatgttatatatatgatttCTGAATATTGTTGTAGGAAGTatctttgtgaagagatctgatgagttttcacttgattgaatgtaacgaatattaatatttttattcttctcaaACTCTTGGGTGAATGCGAAGAACTTAGGGggaatatgtttagttctgtcGCTTTTGATGTATCTTTCTTTTATTTGAGCAacacatgcagcattatcttcgtATAGTGTCataggcttcttgtctactgataatccacacgAGGTTTAGATATATTGGGTTATTGATTTTAGTcacacacattcacgacttgcttcatgtagtgcaatatctcggcatgatttgatgaagttgttacgagtgtttgtttatGTGAACGCCAATAAATTAcagtgccttatgtggatcagataagtatccagcatcagcatcagcatcagcataaccaattataCTTTGATTGGTATCTTTTGAATACAAAAGCCCCAAATAtgtcgttcctcgtaaataacggaatgtatgtttaattccgttctagcgtctctttgttggatatgagataaatcttgccaataaatttatagCAAAatatatatcaggtctagtacaatttgcaagatacataagggcaccaatagcacttagatatggtacatCTGGACCTataataacttcatcatctttaCATGGgtggaatggatccttttctatgttcgATAATCTAACAACCATTGGATCGGAGTACttaaatgatttgatttatCTATATGAAAACGCTTAAGGATATTTTTTGTATAATTTGACTGGTGAACGTACAAATattccatgagaatatatgtcattaaaactcaacaaattcaTTTTCGATTGTGGTAAATACAAAACaccatttatcagaaattttgtaccattagataacaaaaaatatgatttaccacaaccttcaatcaagtctacatgacctgattttgtatatattcaccattgtttttgttggttttacttccaagaaatatcttttatctcgaAAAATAGTGTGCATTGTACCACTATCAGGTATACAAACTTCCATGAGATTAGTTTCTTATTTAgctttgctcatagcatttttcatatttaacttaaaaaaatatgcaaGGAAGAAAAATTACTGACAATACATATGcaaattattgaaaaatataatacataCCATAATTATAGAATAAAACATTATCATaatacatgaaaaatataatatttcacATTTATGTTCCACCAGTACATTGATCATTTTAAGAGAAATCATTCAGAAAATCTACAACATCAAAATGAGTTGAATCACTCAAACAGTCATTGTGTTTAGTGAAGTTAgcctccttttttttttttccctttattGATTCATTATAGAGCTTACAAAGGTGCTCAGGAACTCGAAAAATACGAGACTAATGTCCTTCAATGTCGTATCTAAAACAATAACTTTCAAATcgttttgagtgattttcattaaTACTCATGTTGTCATGATGCTTCTTtagtgggtggttcgtgacgtccttttgagatgagttatgcAAGTAAATACCTGATTGTTTTCAAAACCACGATAGTGACCACGACTATGACCACTTCTATGTCCACGTCCACGTCCATGACCTCGACCTCAGCCACGACCAAAATATtattgttgtagagttatatttgatgcgtgaaaagtggaaaatattttctcaagcattttcGATTCTGTAACTCACGTCCACAAATTTTAATTGCGATATTATTCGATACATTAccgaattataatcactgaatttcttaaagtcttggaatcttaaCGTATTTCATTCATAACGGGCAGTCGGAAGTATAACTTTTcttattaatattttctttAATCCTTTTCCATAAAACCATGAGATATTTTTCAATGAGATAttcacatttcaatccttcatcaagatgtcgtaaaaatatcatagtttttgctttatcttgtgatgacaagatattattttctttaatgGTCTCatttagacccaatgactcaagatacATTtttacatcgagagtccatgacatataattttttctcGTAATGTCAAGCGCAACGAATTTGAcatttgccaaatttgacatagtgacactagaaaaaaaaataacaatgcattttattagttaaattCTAAAtctattaatatgacaatataaAATAACAGATAAACTATAAGTACAaacaaacttaaaaataaagaaaaaacctGAGGCAAATATTCTCCGATAAATACAAGACTAGTGAGTATAATAACCAAAatagttataaaaaaataaccTTGAAAgaaccttcttcttcttcttcttcttcttcttcttcttcttagtaaagataaaaatatttgatgaaGAATAAATTTTAGTGAGGAGGAGTAAGTTTGGAGTGATTGAATGTATTTATAGGACGAAAACTAGTCGTTTATGACCGTTTATAATAgatataaatacaaaaatttatgatagttaaatttaatttgtttatgttaagtaaaaatttacgataATAATGTGATGTATATAATGTTAATCatagttaaataattatgtatgtcacatcacattattataatgaGGTGTCAGTTACTCTTTTTATATAATAGTGTGACATTATACagatatagttaatatatatataataaaatattttatatcacatcacattattataatgaGGTGTCAGTGattcttttatatatatgataaCATGCattatacacacatatatatatatataatgattatataacatgatattatatattaaaatatatacacaataaaaatatataaacagtagtatataatataatcatatcatgttattataatGAGGTATCATTGACTCTTtctatataataacatgatattatatattaaaatatatacacagtaaaaatatataaacagtaaaataaatatttttacctgtTGAATATCATTACCTTCTTCCTTGTGTTTTGGAGTTTGAAAAATTATGGAGAACCTTCGAGTGATCGTGCTGTAACGTGCATgttgtaaaaagtaaaaaatttatggtaaaaagtaaaaacctaaaaatcttaaaatatatGAAACTCTACAtgactttataaaattttcttcacTCAATTGTGCATGTTTttcacaaatggagagacctatttatagaacCTCATTCGATAATAGTCCAAAAATACACATTTAATTTTACTATTTACACATTATCACATACTTATTTTCAACATTTCCAACTCTTATTTTTCAACACTCTCAACtcttattttcaacaaaatcctttatatatatttaagtattatttgaaatcaaatattttgattAGATTTTTTACTCtaaattaaattcattaatcCAAACACAACATGAGAAGTTTGAAGAAGATCGGATCCGGAGCAAATACAAATTTTAcacttaaatatatattttgtttgtttttgggCCATATACACGTACAAacctttttttttataaaataaattaagaaaTATATACACAAACTTCATGCGAATAaataattcctttgatttctaattctagtacatataaatataaattcggTTTGAATTTGGATGCcctagtatatatatatcagaCAAGAACAGATTCTGAAAGATCATTAAATTTTAGATTGACGCGACGTTCTCAGTAATTTTTGTTGAAAGTGAGTCAAGATGGTTCATATTTTATGTCAAATCAAGTGAGATGGAATCCTCACACTATCATTTAATTACCATATAGCATCAGTGGTCACATTAAATACAATTTATTACTCATATTTAATACATGCACTTTTCATCCGATCGTCCACGtgtattgctttctttgtccccccccccccccacccagTTTTCAAATATTTAAGTATTATATTTCTACCATTTTATCgatttatcttaattaaattaatatcattaattatttgtacatttttttatcatatcataattttcattaaatcaataatctaaattaaattaatatcattaattatttatataattttttatcttattaaaatttttaataaataaaaataaaatgagaaATTGTTTTATAAaccttattttcaaaaaaaaattaatctgtgtgaaaataCGCACAAATCTAAGTTCACACACGGACTTAAGTAAACATGACAGATGGTCATGGAATATTTGATATTGGAAAaagacacacacatatatatgtgtgttttttttttctcccaaTCTTATATCGTGCATCACCCTTTAACTTTTGAAAtccaattattataaaaatttatatccAATTATTGTTTCCAGTTATTGCCTATTGGCTATTGGCTATTGGCCGACACAAATTGCCAGGTTGTATGGGCTAACCAGTAAGTAGTAAGATAATCGCTCTAAAACGCATAATATAGGCAAAATgtcaattttaattatatatatatatatatatatggatgtgTGATATTTTTAATCGtggatttttttataaataaattatagtcATGTAACTATgtaattttgattaattttagtctttttaatcaaaatcatttaattaaatagGTAATATCATTACTAAAGTTTATATCCACGTTGTCAAACACACGTTCATATCTTGGAAAAATTTTATAACTGCGTATTCACAAAATTGAACAATAATATTGATCATTTAATTGTATGCTATTAGGTTGAAAGGACTAAAACAgatataaaaaaacataattacagtaatattttttattcattcaaacatacatgactaaaaatgtcgtataataatatatacatgACTGAAATTGATATTTTGCCGATAATATATATTGACTTCTATAGATATTTTTATAAAGACTTATTGGAGCTCAAATTtgtatgtcattttagaaaatcttcctctacgtatcgatattataacaaatcaaattttatctgctaataaatttataataatagaAATTTTTGTCAATATcaaatattagataaaataaagATATATTCGTTGTTACttaatcaaagaaaaaaaaagatatattcGTTGTTACATAAAATATATTAGCATAAAAGCGTCAAGTTTAACAATATATTTATACTTTTGTACTGTCTAtatctattaaaaaaaaaaaagttccgttaccaaacaaaaacaatacagttaatatttcaaaaaaaaaacaatacagTTACATATGGTAAAACCTGTCGGCATGAGAGAAATTATAGTCTACATTCGCACCAGCGCATCTCCCCTACACCACAGCTCTCGAGCCCCCGATTCCTTTAAAACAATCACTCTCCCCATGCACCCTCAAAGCAGAGAAACACAGCCCTTCAAGACTCTCGCAGCTAGCCCACTGCATATACACGTTAGATACGCTGCTTTTGCTTTATCCTCCATTCATAAAAGAAATCACAGatcatacaaatatatatatagatggcAAGCGGAGGTTCTGAAGCGGCGGCGATGGAGAAGCCGAACCAGTACCACCCCGTTGTTGAAGGTGAGCCGGCTGTCTTTGCTTACGCGCCACCGCATGATCATGACTACGGCTCCGGCAATGAAATTAACTTTTCCTTTGTTtccatatttttaattttgtgcAGAGGTTCAAGAACCAGCTGTTTCTAAGCAAGTTTCCAAAGCTGGTTCCCTTGACAGAGGTTACCAAGCTACCATTCGAACGCATTACAATATCTGAAGTTTAAATATCTTTAAATTGATTCAGAAAGATTCAAACTTTTAATTACTCTGAAATTTTTTGATCGaaacatatatttaattaagttgTGATCGATGATATATATGATTATGATTTTATGAGAgaaatttatgtatatattagaCGGATGAAGGACAAAATTTTTGACAGATATAGCGCTAGCAAAGCTTGAAGACCAAAAGAAGTTGTCGAATATAAAGGCGTGGGAGGAAAACGAAAAATCCAAAGTAGACAACAAGTAAGACTACTCTGATCCATCGAGTGGAAGCTAAGACATTCATTATATATCCACACAAAATCTCTctttaatatatatttcttgaaaatttatttgttatCATATAGATATATAATTCTTTTACAGCGCTCAGAAGAAAGTGTGTGAAATAGCTTCGTGGGAAAACACGAAGAAAGCTTCTCTTGAAGCCCAATTGAGAAAACTCGAGGTgagtataattaattaatgtttgaaATGACATATATATGTATGCTACCTTAAtttagtgatatatacatgtgtTCATGATCTGGTACAAGTACTGTAGTGAAATGGGAATCGGAAAGTACTAATTAATTAGaagtcaaatatatatatataattaatatatgttgGCATATATATATGCAGGAAAAGTTGGAGAAGAAGAAAGCGGAGTACGCAGAAAGAGTGAAAAACAAGGTGGCATTAGTTCATAAGGAGGCAGAAGAAAAGAGAGCCATGGTTGAAGCGAAGCGCGGTGAAGAAATACTCAAAGCACAGGAAATGGCAGCTAAATATCGCGCCACTGGCCACACTCCTACCAAAGCTTTTGCCTGCTTCTCAccttaaatataatataatataatataatataatattgccCTTTAGCATCTAATGATCAATTAAAGACGCACGGATATTATTTGTCTTGTTTCTTTTTCTGTTTGAAAAAATGGAGAGATGTTTTTACAGTGTGTTTGGAACGATCATCCATGTAATTTGGTGtgatttgaaattataaatatcattttagTGTTTGGTAAAATgtgatgaaaattttttaaagggagttaaatttttatgaaattGGTCTAGGATTTAATAGGATCCaagtttaataataataatttttttttaaaaaaatattattttataaagtaCTCATAAATTTCAAGTTATCTATGAACATTTTACAAAATAGCATTTATTTAAAACTTATATTATCAATTTACgctattatattttaaattcttaacaaatacaaaaataaaattccaaATTTCATGGATTTGAAGTCCAAATCTCATTTCTTATCAATCCAAACagacatgtttttttttttcgagaAACAAACACTAAATATTATTAAACCAAATCCGAAATAATTACATTGAAAATCAAAGCAGGAGATGGTGTCACCCATCTCTCCTGATCAGTCAAAGAAACAGCTTCCTTTGTCAAGGCATGAGCTGCCTGGTTCGCTGATCTAAACGCAAAAGTAAAAAAACAATACGAAAAATCCTTCGAAAGGATTATACAATCTTTAATAGAAAATGGAACCACTACTCGCCTATTAACTTTCACCTCCGCACAGTCATTGAACCATTGCAacctatatggttgaggatgcttcaaGAGAGGCAACCCCAATTTTTCCACAAGTTCGTAACTCGCTACATTGGTGCAACTACCCCCCATCAATAATAAGACTGCACaccttttcattcacaaaatAACGATTATGAAAAAGATTTTCCCTCTGACTCTCTTCTTCCTCTCTAGGTTGTGCATGTAACACTCTCCTACTCACCAATAACTCACCAACAATAGCCCCAAACCCATCCTCATCATCAGGATCTACCAACGCATGCATACCATCACAATTTTCCTCATCATTTTCAGACTCCACATCACCACAAGCATTAATAATCATCAATTTCTTATTTGGGTATTGACTAGAAATATGTCCAATACCTTGacacctaaaacatttaatatctctagatcGAGTATTAGAAGTTTTAGATGTACCTTTAACCACTTTCTTGGTGCCTCTGATTTGGTGTCATattttggtttggacaccggcttgttgtcctcccgttttgcaatGGTCAAACGCCAAGAAGTCGACGATCCTCCACCTAAAGTAGATCGTCCAGTTCCTCTTCTCTTGAGctgctgctccaccttcatggTCGTCTGCACCATTTCATCCAAATCTAAACAGTGACGAAGCTCTACTTggtcttggatttctctatttAAACCGCACAAAATTCGAGCCATTGTGGTTTTATTATCCTCCTCGATGTTGGTCCGGATCATCGTGGTCTCCAACTCCTTctagtaatcctccacgctcCTTGGACCCTACCTCAAAGTCTGTAGATGCCTGTACATTTCACGATAATAATGGTTAGGAACAAAAtgcttcttcatgacacgcttcatTTCTTCCCACGTCTCGATAGGCGGCTCTCCACACctccttctagtggtcactaattgatcccaccagattaatgcATAATCTAAAAAATCAACCACGgtcaacctcactttcttaagatcagaatagtgatggcaatcaaatACAAACTCCACACGCTGCTCCCATTCCAGATACGCCTCCGGATCAGATttcccatgaaacgctggaattttcatcttaatgctACTAATATTCCCATCCTTAATGCCCTCCGTATATTTTCCACGTACCGCTTCTCGCCTATGTGTACCCCCATGTACTCTTCTCTCcccatcccaattctcatcaaaactctcctcatcgtcttcaaaatcattccccttcctattttttttttcactaccACTATTCTCCTCTAATTTACTCATCCTCTCATGAAGAGGTTCTATCTCCGATCTCATTACCCTAGTCAACTGTCCCATCAACgcctccatttgaaccttggaaattccttggttcacactttcactaaCATCTTTATTAtgattcatggtacctgcaagaaaatcgttagtaataaatttcctcacaaaaattctcacaattcactccaaacgaatcactcaatcactttttttcactcaaatttgtGGTATGGCTTTGCTTCGTAGAGTAAATGATCAAACCTTCAAGTTTAaaaacttttagacgcttgaaaaTTTGACTAACAAAGATTGACAAATCGAGCAAGGAATTTTATGGACGAATTGACTTTGACTCGCGCCCATGGATGAACAAAGGCAACGGAATTGGCCACAAGCTActtttttcacttttttttctCAGATTTTCGGTCCCACTTTTTttaccgattttttttttgaatttataacttgtagcacaagacacgagacttggataacaagtttgaaaaaaACGACACAGAAATTTGATATGAGATAGATGACGAACGAAGAATACGAAGAACGGATCTAGATGTAGATaggatacttacttgattcaaaaccttgactttgataccaaatgatatgaatctagatgtgtaagattagcaaacacgattacaaatttgaatcgcaccctctaatcaataaacaaaagatccaaagttttgcccaatctttgaaacaagtaaaattgataggattttggatttccacctttaatcgatggtacgattaacaacagaaatcacaacaattgaaaccaaagaaaaccttcagataacttgtatctgacaatcttcagtgagaaatcaatcgacaaacacttccaagtaattaaactgagaaagtttgatttgaaaagccaaagcaaagctttgaataaaattcttgagataatttcaataatttgcgtataaactgaatctgaattttttattaatgaaaataacaaaagtatttatagtttacaatcaaaaataaaatataacacAAATTAtacctaaagatatcaaagatatcatctagaaagttttctagtataaTTAGAACTctaaaaaataggaaaaaaacatcaaaatatcaaaatcccgcacacacacacaacacactgaagtgtgtgtaaaattccaAAAAATCTCGCTCGTTCGAGCGGACGGAATTCTCGCTTGAGCGAGGAAAACGCTGCCTCACTCTTTCTTCTGCGCTTGCTCGAGCAGACGtgtatgctcgctcgagcgagaaac
Proteins encoded:
- the LOC140883262 gene encoding remorin 1.4-like gives rise to the protein MASGGSEAAAMEKPNQYHPVVEEVQEPAVSKQVSKAGSLDRDIALAKLEDQKKLSNIKAWEENEKSKVDNNAQKKVCEIASWENTKKASLEAQLRKLEEKLEKKKAEYAERVKNKVALVHKEAEEKRAMVEAKRGEEILKAQEMAAKYRATGHTPTKAFACFSP